In Candidatus Delongbacteria bacterium, the DNA window TGGTCGGGATGCGGTGCCAGATCAGCCGGTCCACCACGCCGAAGCCGGCGGCGGCCAGGAAGAGCCAGCGCCAGTTCTCCGGCGCGGCGTCCAGGAAGCGCCCCACCGGCCAGGAGGCCAGCAGGATCAGGCCGGCGGAGGCGGCGGCCAGCCGGCTGTAGATCCGGCTGCGGCGGTTGGCGGGATAGTTGGCCTGCATGACGCGGTTGCGCAGCGGGATGGTCAGCGAATTGCCCAACTCGTAGAGCAGCAGCAGGGCCAGGAAAACGGGCATGCTGCCGTAGACGGCCATCAGGGCCAGGGGCAGCACGCCGAAGGCCGCGGCCAGCAGGAAGAGGCGCCGCCAGCGCGGCACCAAACGGATCAGTTCGGCCCAGTAGACGCTGAGCAGGAAACAGAGCGGGGCGGTCATCATCAACAGGGTTATCTGCCAGTCCGTGGCCGCCAGGCTCTTCTTGGCGATGGTGGAACCGAACTGCATGCCCGTCTGCAGCAGGCTCTCGAAGCCGATGGCCAGCCACTGCAGGCGCAGGGTGCGCCGGGCCAGCGAGTTCAGGTGGGAATCAGACATGCGGCGCTCGCTGCTGGGACTTCCAGGCCGCAAGGTCGCAATCGCCGGCAGTTTGTTGGCTAAGGTGGACGGCGCGGGGGCGCGTGGCGTCCGCCCGCCGCCTGGCCACTGAATTCCCCCGGCCGCGCAACCGATAGCCACAGGGAATCATGCGGGAGTGGCCATGTTCGGGATCCCTGAATTCGGAAGCGTGTTGCGCCGGCTGGCTCTCGCCCTGGGCGTGGCCGGCCTGGTGCAGCTGCTGTTTCTCGCCTACAACTCCTCCCAGGACGCCCACCGCGGCGAGAGCCTGTCCATGGCCACGCGGATCACGGCGGAACAGGTGGTGCTGCGCATCCAGGCCGGAACCGAAGCCCGGCTGGAGCGCCTGCGCGAACTGGCCTCCCTGCCCGCCGTGCGCCGGGGCGACCGCGCGGCCTTCGAACAGGCCGCCGCAGGGATCCTCAGCCAGTATCCCGACTTCCAGGCCGTCAACTGGGTGGACCGCGACCAGGTCATCCGCAGCGTGGTGCCGCTGGCCGGCAACGAGGGCGCGCTGGGCCGCGACCTGCACAAGCACCCGGATCCCAGCGTCACCCTGGCCATCAACCGGGCCCTGGACGACGGCCAGATCCACCGCTCCCAGGTCATCCATCTCCTGCAGGGCGGGCGCGGCTTCGCCTGCTACCTCGCGGTGCGGGACGGTTCCGGCGAATTGCAGGGTCTGGTCAACGGCGTGTTCCGCACGGAGCGCCTGATCGACGCCTGCCTGCCCGAGGAGAGCCTGCGCCGCCAGTACAACCTCTCGCTGTACACGGACACGCGCGCCGTGGCCTACGAATGCCACCGCGACCGCGTGCTGACCCGCGACGTGAAGCCCGCCCGGCTACCCCTGAGCCTGGTGGATCCCGGCTGGTCCTTCCAGATGGTGCCCACCAAGGCGCACCTCAAGGCCCTGAGCAGCCCGCTGGACCGCCTGCTGCCCTGGATCGGCGCCCTGCTCTCGCTGCTGGCCGGCTGGCTGACCTGGTACCTGCACAAGTGGCGGCAGGAGATCCGCACGGGCGAACAGCGCTACCGCGAACTCTTCCAGAGCTCGCTGGACGGGGTGTTCATCCTGGACCGCCACAACCGGCTGGTGGACGCCAACGGCTCGGCCCTGGCGGTGTTCGGCTACACCCGGGGCGAGGTGCTGGGCATGCCCATCACGCGGCTCAGTTTCAACCGCGAGCGGCTCAAGGAACTGCAGAAGGTCCTGGTGAGCGAGGGTTCCATCAGCAAGCGCGAGGTGCTGTTCCGGCGCCGGGACAATCAGGAGCTGCGCTGCCTGCTCAGCGCCTCCCTGCGCCTGACGCCCGAGGGCGTCTTCGACGGCGTGATGGGCTTCATCAGCGACATCTCCGAACCCACCCGGATCCGCGAGCAGTTGCGTCAGGCCCAGAAGATGGAAGCCATCGGGCATCTGGCCGGGGGCGTGGCCCACGACTTCAACAACCTGCTGACGGTGATCTCGGGCAACGCCGAGCTGGCCATGCTGCAGTTGGGGGACGACAATCCGGCCCGGGTGGAGCTGAAGGAGATCCGCTCCACCGCCGGGCGGGCGGCCAATCTGACGCGCCAGCTGCTGGCCTTCAGCCGCAAGCAGGTGATCCGGCCGCGCCTGCTCAACGCCAACGACACGCTGCACGACATGGAGCGCATGCTCAAGCGGATCATCGGCGAGACCATCGAGCTGCGCACCGATCTGCACCCGGAGGCCTGGACCGTCAAGGTGGATCCGGCCCAGCTCGAGCAGGTGATCGTCAACCTGGTGGTGAACGCGCGCGACGCCATGGAGCGCGGCGGCCAGCTGCTGGTGCGCACGCGCAACGAGCGGGTGGAATCCGCCGGCCCCGGCCACGACCTGGCCCCCGGTGAGTACCTGGTGATCGAGGTCAGCGACACGGGCTGCGGCATGCCCGAGGAAGTGGTCGAGCACATCTTCGAGCCCTTCTACACCACCAAGCCCGAGGGCGTGGGAACGGGCCTGGGCCTGGCCACGGTCTACGGCATCGTCAAGCAGAGCGGCGGGCACATCGAGGTGGAGAGTCGGCCGGGCCACGGCACGCTGTTCCGGATCTGCCTGCCCCGCCAGGCGGGGGACGCCCTGGAGACGCGCAACACGCTGCCGGCGGCCCTGCAGCGCGGCACGGAGACCCTGCTAGTGGTGGAGGACGAGCCGGCCGTGCGGCGGATGACCGTGGACAGCCTCAAGCGCCAGGGCTACACGGTGCACGAGGCGGGCAACGGGCGGATCGCCCTGGACCTGGTCCGCCGGCTGGGCTCGGACATCGACCTGGTGGTGAGCGACGTGGTGATGCCCGAGATGGGCGGCGTGGAATTCGTCAGCGAGCTGCGCCAGTTCCTGCCGCGCATGCCCGTGCTCTTTTTGAGCGGCTACTCCGAGGAGGCCATCCGGCGGCAGGGCGAGCTGCAGAGCGACGCCCGCCTGCTTCAGAAGCCCTTCGACCTGCACGACCTGCACAGCCAGGTGCGCGAGCTGCTCAGTCAGGGAGCCTGAGGGCCGGACTCCGCCGCCACCCGCTCCCGGGCCAGCCGGGCAAGGCGGGCCAGGGGCGGCTTGAGCGGGTCCGCCAGCTCCGCCGGCCAGGGCCAGATCCGGACGGGGAGCATATGGCGGGGCAGCCGAGCGGCCAGCCGCTGAGCCAGCACCGCCACTTCAGGCAACGCACCGCCCGTCCAATCCACGAAGGCTGCGGGGCGCTCCCCCAGCCGCGCGTCCGGCAGCGCCACCACGGCCACGCGCCGCACTTCGGGCAGGCTGGCCAGGGCCTCCTCCACGAACTCGGCCGGAATCTTCTCCCCGCCCGAGATCAGCACGCGATCCGCCCGGCCCAGCAGGCAGAGGGCGCCGCGTTCCCAGCGTCCCAGGTCGCCCGAGAGCCAGGGACCCGCGGGGCGCTCGCGCGGCTGGTCCGCGTCGTCCAGCTCGGCCTCGCAAAGCGCGGGGGATTCCACCTCCACCCGGCCCGCCGTCGTCAGCCGCAGCTGGTGCGGGGCGAAGGGCGCGCCGCTGGAGGCGGGCCGCGCGGGGTCCTGGCGCTCCGCGCAGACCAGGGCCCCGGTCTCCGTGGCCCCGTAACTGGTCCAGAGCGGCCAACCCGCCGCCAAGGCCCGCCGACGCACTCCGGCCGGCAGCGGCGCCCCGCCCAGCAGCACGCCGCGCAGGCCGGCCGCTGAGACCTCCGCAGCCACCAGATCCTCCAGTTGGGTCGGCACCAGCGAGAGCCAGTCCAGCCCGCCGGCGGCCAGCGCGCCCGGCACTCCGCCCGCGTCCGGGCAGCGCAGCCGGCAGCCGGACACCAGCCCGCGCAGCAGGATGCCCAGTCCGCCCACGTGATCCAGCGGCAGCGAGAGCAGCCAGCCCTGACCCGGGTCCAGTTCCAGCCGGGCGGCGGCGGCCCGCGCCCCGGCCAGCAGCCCGTCCAGCCCATGGCGCAGCCAGCGCGGCCGCCCCAGGCTGCCCGACGAGCGCAGCCAGACGCGGGCCGGGCAACCCGCCGGCGCCGTCGCGGCGCGCGGTCCAGGCTCATAGTCGCCGGACTGGAGGCGACCCCAGAGGGCCAGCCGGCCCTCCTCCTCGGCCCGGCGGGCCGGAGTCTCGCGCAGAGGCAGCAGCACCAGCTCGCCCGCCGCCTCCAGCACGGCCAGCGCGGCCACCAGCTCCTCGGGTTGTGCCGCCGGCAGCCAGCCCACCCGTTGGCCGGGCCGCAGCCCCAGCCTGCGCAGCCGCTTGGCCTGCCGGCGCAGCTCGTGCCGGGCCTGGCCGCGCGTCCAGAGAGTGGAGCCGGCCTCCAGCCAGGGCGCGCCGTCGCGCCCCCAGAGCCAGCGACTCACGCCGCCGGGTGCGGGCTCCCGCCTCATGCCCCGTCCTCCCAGTCCAGCTCGTCCAGCCGGGCACCCAGCCAGGCGCGCGTGCCCAGGCCCGGCGCGGGCCGGCCCGGCGCGCGGGCGGCCAGCTGCTCCAGCGCGCGCAGACCCAGCGGACTCTCAAAACAGGCGCTGATCACGCAGCAGGGCGCGGAGCCGCCCGCCGCCGCCAGACGCCGGACGCGCTCGAAGCTCTCCTCCACGGTGGCCAGGCCCAGCAGCTGGGGCTTGAGCACCCAGGCCGCCGCGCGCTCCGCCAGCCCGGCGGGCAGCGCTTCGCGCAGACTCTCGTCCAGGGCCAGGGGCCAACCACCGCCCGCCAGCCAGTCCGCCAGCTGGGCCACCGAGGCCAGCGGCTCCTCGATCCAGCGCGGCCGCGCCGGGGCCGCGGCGGCCTGGAAGGCGCGCGCCTCCGCCAACGGGAAGGCCCGGTTGGCGTCCAGGCGCCATTCGTGGCGGGGAAAGTCCCGCGCCAACCCGCGAAAGGCCCGGGCCTCCGCCAGCGGATCGTGCCGGCCGATCTTCAGCTTCCAACACCGGCAGTCGGGCGCGGCCGCCACGGCGGCGTGCCAGCTCTCAGGCGGCTCCAGCAGCAGGCCGGCGGACGGGGGCGCGGGAAGGGCGGGTTCGGGTTCCGTCAAATCGTGCCAGGCCCAGTCCAGGGCCCAGCCCAGACTGGGCGGGAGGGCCAGACCCAGCTGGCGCGCGGCGGCGACGGGCGACGACGCGGGAGGCTGCTGCCGCAGGTGCATGGACAAGCGGCGCAGATGGCTCACCACGTCTTCCACCGTTTCGCGATGCAAACCGGGCAGGGGCGCGGCCTCACCCAAGCCCGTCCGGCCTGCCCGCTGCAAGCGGAGCTCCACCACCTGCCGCACCTGATCCGGCGCGCCCGTGCTGAGTGGGCGGAGCAGGGCCCAGCGGGCCGGTCGCCAGCTGAGGCGCGGCACGTTCACAGCCAATAGGCCGCGCTGAACAGCAGGGCGTAGAGCAGTTCGAGCTTGCCGGTCAGGGCCAGCAGGCGGTTCATGGCATCGCCGAAGCGCGCGTCGCGCCGGGGCTGGGCGGGCAGGGTCCGCCAAAGCAGGGGCAGCAGGGCCAGCAGCAACAGGGCGGGCGTCAGCAGGCCCTGGGGCTGCCCGGCGCGCAGCAGCAGGACAAGGGGCAGCAGCGCGGCCGCCAGCAGGGCCAGCCGGAACTCCCAGCGCGCGAAGTCCGCGCCGAAGCGCACGGCCAGCGTGTGCTTGCCTGCCGCCCGATCCTGCTCCAGGTCACGGAAGTTGTTCACCGTGAGAATGGCCACGGAGAAGCAGCCCGCCGCCAGCCCGCCCAGCAGCGCGGGCGTGGACCAGGCCAGGGTCTGGACATAGGTCGTGCCCGCCACGGCGATGGGCCCGAACCAGGCGAAGGCGAAGATGTCACCCAGTCCCAGGTAGGCCAGGGGCGCGGGTCCGCCGGTGTAGAGCACGCCCAGAGCCACGCTGCTCAGCCCGATCCAGAGGATGGGCCAGCCGCCGCGGGCCAGCAGGTAGGCGCCCAGCAGGACGGCCAGCGCGAAGCAGACCAGAAAGCCCGTGCGCACCTGGGCCAGCGTGAGCCGGCCGTGTTGCAGGCCGCGGCGCGGCCCCAGGCGCTCGGCCGTGTCGGCGCCCTTGCGGGCGTCGAAGTAGTCGTTGGCCAGGTTGGTGCCCACCTGGATCAAGAGCGCGCAGACCAGCGCGGCCGCCGCCGCCGGCAGATGCAGGCCGCCCTCGAAGCGGGCCACAGCCGTGCCCATCAACACGGGGGCCACGCCTGCCCAGAGGGTCTTGGGACGGGCTGCACTCCACCAGGCGGCCAGGAGCTCGCTCATGGGTTCCTCCAGCGTTGTCCGAGGACCTGTCAGGGTCGGCGCGGAAACTGCCCGAAGTCCGGCGGGCGCTTCTGCACCCAGGCGTCGCGCCCCTCCTGGGCCTCGGCGCTCATGTAGTACAGCAGCGTGGCGTTGCCCGCCAGCTCCTGCAGGCCGGCCTGGCCGTCGCAGTCGGCGTTGAGCGCGCTCTTCAGACAGCGCAGGGCCAGCGGACTGTGGGCCAGCATCTCGCGGCACCACTGCAGGGTCTCCTCCTCCAGGTGCTCCAGCGGCACGACGGTGTTCACCAGCCCCATCTCCAGGGCCTGGCGCGCGTCGTACTGGCGGCAGAGGAACCAGATCTCGCGCGCCTTCTTCTGCCCCACCACGCGGGCCAGGTAGCTGGCGCCGAAGCCGCCGTCGAAGGAGCCCACCTTGGGGCCGGTCTGGCCGAAGCGCGCGTTGTCCGCGGCGATGGTCAGGTCGCAGACCAGGTGCAGCACGTGGCCGCCGCCGATGGCCCAGCCGGCCACCATGGCCACCACAGGCTTGGGGCAGCTGCGGATCTCGCGCTGGAGGTCCAGCACGTTCAGGCGCTCCACTCCACCTTCGTCCGCGTAGCCCGCGTCGCCGCGGATCTTCTGGTCGCCGCCCGAGCAGAAAGCCCGGTCCCCGGCGCCGGTCAAGATCACCACGCCCACCCGGGAGTCCTCCCGGGCCAGGTCCAGCGCGCGCCGCAGCTCGCTCACCGTCAGGGGACGGAAGGCGTTGTGGCGCTCGGGTCGGTTGATGGTCAGCCGGGCGATGCCCGCCGCCGGGCCGCCCTCCACGCCGAAGTCGCAGCGGATGTCGCTCCACTCGCCCACGGCCTGCCAGAGTTCGCTCATGGAATCCTCCCGGTTCATGCGGTGTGTTCGCTGTCAGCGGCCAGGAACTCGCCCAGCAGCCGGGCCAGGGCCGCCGGCTCTTCCAGGTGGGCGGCGTGGCCGGCCCCCGGCACACGGGCCGCCCGGCCGTCGGGACAGCGCGCCGCCGCCCGCTCCAGGGCCGCCGCGTAGGGCGCGTCGTGCTCGCCGGCCAGCCAGAGGACGGGCAGGGCCAGCCCGCCCAGCCGCGGCCAGAGATCGGGCTGGCGGCCGGGACTGGCCACCGCCAGGGCGCGGGCCAGGGCCGCCGCGTCGCCCTGCTCCCGGCGTGCGCGCCACTCCGCGAAGCGCGGCCGGGCACGCAGCGTGGCGAAGAGCGGCTGGGCGTACCAGTCGTCCAGGAAGGCGGCCAGGCCCTGCGCGCGCAACTGCTCCGCCCGCTCGTCGTCCAGGCGCGCGCGGCGCACGCGCTCCTGCGCGCCGGGCAGGCCCACGCCGGCCCCCAGCAGGGCCAGCCGGCGCACGCGTCCCGGCAGCCGCAGCGCCAGCCGCAGCGCCAGCCGCAGCGCCAGCCGGGCTCCCAGCGAATAGCCGATCAGCTCCAGCGGATCGTCGCCGGCCAGTTCCTCCAGCAGCGCGTCCAGCCAGCCTTCCAGCCGCTCCGGGACCGGCGTGGGTCGGAGTCCGTGGCCGGGCAGCACCGGCAAGGCTTCGAGACCCGGGGCCGGTCCCAGCCGGCTCCGCACCTCATCCCAATCGTCCGGAGCGCCCAGAAAGCCGTGCAGCCAGACGCGCCGCGCCGGCCCGGCGGGAGCGGCCTGAATCGCTGCCGCCGCCAGCCGGCGCGTGCGCCGGGCGTGGTCGGCGCCTTCCACGCGCAGCTCCAGCAGCAGCGGGCGGGGCCGCTCGCGCCAGCCTTCCAGCGCCAGATCCAGCTGTTCCGGATCCGCCGGGCGGGCGGCCTCCAGACCCAGCGCCCGGGCGGGCTCCACCAGCCGCAGGCCGTGGGAGCTCCACGCCCAGGGGTGGTCGGCCGAGTCCGGGTGCAGGCGGAAGATCCCGCCGCCGTCGTTGTGCAGGACCAGCACCAAGAGGGGCGTGCGCTCCCGGGCCAGCAGGGCCAGGCTGGAGAGGTCGTGGAGCAGGCTCAGATCCCCCAGCAGGGCCACGGCGGGCCGGCCCAGCCCGCGCTGGAAGCCCTGGGCGCAGGCCAGCTGACCGTCGATGCCCGACAGGCCGCGGTTCCCCGCGACGGGCACGTCGTGCTCCAGCCCGCCCAGCCACTGGTCCAGCAGCCGCACGGGCAGGCTGTTGCCGGCGAAGAGGCCGCAGCCCGCAGGCAGCTGGGCCAGCAGGTGGCGGACCACTGTAGCCTCCGAGAGTCGCGGCGGCGCATGTAACACGGCGCTGCGCCGGCAAGCGGCCCGGCGCTGGGCGGCCCCCAACGCCGCGCTCCAGCCGGGGTCGGGCGTGCCCGTGGACCAGGCCCCGACCAGCAACGCGGCCAGCAGCGCGGCCGGCCGGCAGCGCCAGCGCTCGCGCCCCAGACCCAGCGGGTCCTGCGGGCCCGGGTGCTCGTCCACCACCACCCCCGGCCGCCGGTGCAGGGCCTCCAGCAGGCGCCGGCTCACCGGCCGCTTGCCCAGCTGGAGCACGAAGTCACAGTTCGCCAGAAGGGGCAGCAGGTCCTCGCCCTGGCGCAGGATCAGCGGCCCGCCAGGCCACTGGCCCCAGAGTCCGCTGCCGCCGTCGGTCAAGAGGGGCCAGCCCAGTCGCAGGGCCAGCGCGCGGGCGGCCTGGCGATCCGCCAGCCGCGGCAGGTCGCAGGCCCAGACCAGGCCGCGCCGGGCCTGGGCCGGTCCGGCGGCCCACAATTCGCCCAGGGACTCGGGCAGCGGAAGGTTCTCGGCAGACAGGGCCGGCGCGAGCGCCGGGACGACGGGCGGGTCCGCAAGATCCGCCAGCAGGGGCTCGCGGAAGGCCAGGTTGAGCTGCAGGGCGCCGGGTCGCCGGCGCAGGTCGGCCAGCACGCGCTCCAACTCAGCGGCCCAGCCCGGCCGCCCGGGATCCAGCCGCAGCTGGGCGCGCACCAGCGGGGTGAAGGGCCCGAACTGGTCGACGGTCTGGTTGGCGCCGCGCCCGATCTCCTCTTCCGGCCGGTCGGCGGTCAGCAGAATCAGCGGCAGGCCGGATTCGCTGGCCTCCGCCGCCGCGGGCAGCAGGTTGAGCGCCGCGCCGCCCGAGGTGCAGACCACCAGCGCCGGTGGCAGTCCGGCGGCCGGGTCCGAGAGGGCGCGGCCGCGGATCCAACCCAGGGCCAGATAGCCCGCCGCGCGCTCGTCCAGGCAGTCCACGCGTTCCAGCTCCGGCCGTTCACGCAGGGCGGCCAGCAGCGGCAGATCCCGCGCCCCGGGCGCATGGGCGGCAAAACCCGCCCCGGCCTGCACCAGCTGCTCCAGCACGCGGCGGGACTGCTCCAGCGGGCTCATGCCGGCCTCCCCCAGGCTTGCAGCAGTGCCTGCTGCTTGTCCGTCGTCTCGCGCCATTCGTCCCCCGGATCGCTGCCCGCCACCAGCCCGGCCCCGCTCCAGAGCCAAATCCGGCGGCCCTGCAGCAGGGCGCCGCGGATCGCCACCCGGGCCTCGCAGCCGCCGTTGTCGCGAAAGCCCAGCACGCCGCCGTAGAGGCCGCGGTCGTGGGGCTCCAGCTCGCGCAGCAGGGCCAGGGCGGCGCCCCGGGGCCGGCCGCAGAGCGCGGGGGTTGGGTGCAGGGCCGCGAGCAGGGCGCCGTCCGTCACGTCGGCGGGCAGGCGCAGGCTGAGGCGGCTCTCCAGGTGCTGCAGGCTGGCCAGGCGGCGCAGGCGCGGGCCGCGGGCGGCGGGTGGGACGCCCGTTAGCTCCGTCAGGCGCTCGCGCAGCCAGTCCCGCACCACGGCGTGCTCGCGCCGCTCCTTGTCCGAATGCAGCAGCTCGCGGCCCAGCCGCCGGTCCCGGGCCATGTCGGCGCCGCGGGGTCGCGTGCCCGCCAGGGCCTGGGCCTCGAGCTGCCGGCCCCGGCGCGTGAACAGGCGCTCGGGACTGGCGCCCAGCCAGACGGGCCCGCCCCAACTGAGCTGATACGGCCAGCTCTCGGGCTGGGCCCGGGCCAGCCGCGCCAGCCAGTCGGGCGCGAGGTCCGCACGCGCCACCTGCAATCCACGGCGCCGGGCCAGCACGACCTTGTCCAATTCCGCACCCGGCCGGGTCAGAGTGGCCAGGACCTGTTCCACTTGCCGCTGCCAGGCCCGGCACGCCCCGGCGCTCTCCGCCGGCGGCTCCAGCGCCGTCCAGGTCGGGATTCGCGCCGGATCTTCCGCCGGATCCAGCAGATCCAGCAGCTGCCGGCAGCGCCGGCGCTCCCGCGGATCCGCGCCGTCCTCCAGCCGCAGAAAGAGCCCCACCCCGGCGCGCCACTCCAGCCGGGGGGTCCAGACCCGCACGCGGCCGAAGGAACGCCAGCGGGCGTCCGGCTCCCCCTGCGGATCGAAGCGCAGGCTGAACCAGCGCGTGGCCACGGGGGCGGGGCAATCCAGTAGTCCCGGATCGAGGCCCTCCCGGCGCCAGATCGCATCCAGGCCCCAGCGCCCTGGACCCAACCGGGCCTGGGGCAGACGCGCCGACGCCCGCTGGAAACCGGCGGGGGGCGCGAGGGCGGGCGCGGCCACGAAGCCTTCCTGCGGCCCCGGGCCGCAGGCCCGCAACCACTCCGCCATGGCGCGCCGGGCGGAACTCAGGTCCACGAACCCGCCTCCCGCGCGGCGCCACACTCGGCCTTGAGGAAGCGGTCCAGGCTCAGCAGCTGGCGCGCCAGCCCGGCGAAGGCGTCCAGGGTCAGGGCCTGGGCCGCGTCGCTGAAGGACTGGGCGGGCCGCGGATGGATCTCGAGCATGATGCCGTCGGCGCCCGCGGCCAGCGCCGCCCGGGCCACGGCGGGCACCAGCGTCGCGTCCCCCGTCCCGTGGGAGGGATCCGCCACCAGCGGCAGATGGACGCGCTGTTTCAGCCAGGGCAGGGCGT includes these proteins:
- a CDS encoding ATP-binding protein, yielding MFGIPEFGSVLRRLALALGVAGLVQLLFLAYNSSQDAHRGESLSMATRITAEQVVLRIQAGTEARLERLRELASLPAVRRGDRAAFEQAAAGILSQYPDFQAVNWVDRDQVIRSVVPLAGNEGALGRDLHKHPDPSVTLAINRALDDGQIHRSQVIHLLQGGRGFACYLAVRDGSGELQGLVNGVFRTERLIDACLPEESLRRQYNLSLYTDTRAVAYECHRDRVLTRDVKPARLPLSLVDPGWSFQMVPTKAHLKALSSPLDRLLPWIGALLSLLAGWLTWYLHKWRQEIRTGEQRYRELFQSSLDGVFILDRHNRLVDANGSALAVFGYTRGEVLGMPITRLSFNRERLKELQKVLVSEGSISKREVLFRRRDNQELRCLLSASLRLTPEGVFDGVMGFISDISEPTRIREQLRQAQKMEAIGHLAGGVAHDFNNLLTVISGNAELAMLQLGDDNPARVELKEIRSTAGRAANLTRQLLAFSRKQVIRPRLLNANDTLHDMERMLKRIIGETIELRTDLHPEAWTVKVDPAQLEQVIVNLVVNARDAMERGGQLLVRTRNERVESAGPGHDLAPGEYLVIEVSDTGCGMPEEVVEHIFEPFYTTKPEGVGTGLGLATVYGIVKQSGGHIEVESRPGHGTLFRICLPRQAGDALETRNTLPAALQRGTETLLVVEDEPAVRRMTVDSLKRQGYTVHEAGNGRIALDLVRRLGSDIDLVVSDVVMPEMGGVEFVSELRQFLPRMPVLFLSGYSEEAIRRQGELQSDARLLQKPFDLHDLHSQVRELLSQGA
- a CDS encoding AMP-binding protein, with amino-acid sequence MRREPAPGGVSRWLWGRDGAPWLEAGSTLWTRGQARHELRRQAKRLRRLGLRPGQRVGWLPAAQPEELVAALAVLEAAGELVLLPLRETPARRAEEEGRLALWGRLQSGDYEPGPRAATAPAGCPARVWLRSSGSLGRPRWLRHGLDGLLAGARAAAARLELDPGQGWLLSLPLDHVGGLGILLRGLVSGCRLRCPDAGGVPGALAAGGLDWLSLVPTQLEDLVAAEVSAAGLRGVLLGGAPLPAGVRRRALAAGWPLWTSYGATETGALVCAERQDPARPASSGAPFAPHQLRLTTAGRVEVESPALCEAELDDADQPRERPAGPWLSGDLGRWERGALCLLGRADRVLISGGEKIPAEFVEEALASLPEVRRVAVVALPDARLGERPAAFVDWTGGALPEVAVLAQRLAARLPRHMLPVRIWPWPAELADPLKPPLARLARLARERVAAESGPQAP
- a CDS encoding enolase C-terminal domain-like protein codes for the protein MPRLSWRPARWALLRPLSTGAPDQVRQVVELRLQRAGRTGLGEAAPLPGLHRETVEDVVSHLRRLSMHLRQQPPASSPVAAARQLGLALPPSLGWALDWAWHDLTEPEPALPAPPSAGLLLEPPESWHAAVAAAPDCRCWKLKIGRHDPLAEARAFRGLARDFPRHEWRLDANRAFPLAEARAFQAAAAPARPRWIEEPLASVAQLADWLAGGGWPLALDESLREALPAGLAERAAAWVLKPQLLGLATVEESFERVRRLAAAGGSAPCCVISACFESPLGLRALEQLAARAPGRPAPGLGTRAWLGARLDELDWEDGA
- a CDS encoding 1,4-dihydroxy-2-naphthoate polyprenyltransferase; translation: MSELLAAWWSAARPKTLWAGVAPVLMGTAVARFEGGLHLPAAAAALVCALLIQVGTNLANDYFDARKGADTAERLGPRRGLQHGRLTLAQVRTGFLVCFALAVLLGAYLLARGGWPILWIGLSSVALGVLYTGGPAPLAYLGLGDIFAFAWFGPIAVAGTTYVQTLAWSTPALLGGLAAGCFSVAILTVNNFRDLEQDRAAGKHTLAVRFGADFARWEFRLALLAAALLPLVLLLRAGQPQGLLTPALLLLALLPLLWRTLPAQPRRDARFGDAMNRLLALTGKLELLYALLFSAAYWL
- the menB gene encoding 1,4-dihydroxy-2-naphthoyl-CoA synthase → MSELWQAVGEWSDIRCDFGVEGGPAAGIARLTINRPERHNAFRPLTVSELRRALDLAREDSRVGVVILTGAGDRAFCSGGDQKIRGDAGYADEGGVERLNVLDLQREIRSCPKPVVAMVAGWAIGGGHVLHLVCDLTIAADNARFGQTGPKVGSFDGGFGASYLARVVGQKKAREIWFLCRQYDARQALEMGLVNTVVPLEHLEEETLQWCREMLAHSPLALRCLKSALNADCDGQAGLQELAGNATLLYYMSAEAQEGRDAWVQKRPPDFGQFPRRP
- the menD gene encoding 2-succinyl-5-enolpyruvyl-6-hydroxy-3-cyclohexene-1-carboxylic-acid synthase, which encodes MSPLEQSRRVLEQLVQAGAGFAAHAPGARDLPLLAALRERPELERVDCLDERAAGYLALGWIRGRALSDPAAGLPPALVVCTSGGAALNLLPAAAEASESGLPLILLTADRPEEEIGRGANQTVDQFGPFTPLVRAQLRLDPGRPGWAAELERVLADLRRRPGALQLNLAFREPLLADLADPPVVPALAPALSAENLPLPESLGELWAAGPAQARRGLVWACDLPRLADRQAARALALRLGWPLLTDGGSGLWGQWPGGPLILRQGEDLLPLLANCDFVLQLGKRPVSRRLLEALHRRPGVVVDEHPGPQDPLGLGRERWRCRPAALLAALLVGAWSTGTPDPGWSAALGAAQRRAACRRSAVLHAPPRLSEATVVRHLLAQLPAGCGLFAGNSLPVRLLDQWLGGLEHDVPVAGNRGLSGIDGQLACAQGFQRGLGRPAVALLGDLSLLHDLSSLALLARERTPLLVLVLHNDGGGIFRLHPDSADHPWAWSSHGLRLVEPARALGLEAARPADPEQLDLALEGWRERPRPLLLELRVEGADHARRTRRLAAAAIQAAPAGPARRVWLHGFLGAPDDWDEVRSRLGPAPGLEALPVLPGHGLRPTPVPERLEGWLDALLEELAGDDPLELIGYSLGARLALRLALRLALRLPGRVRRLALLGAGVGLPGAQERVRRARLDDERAEQLRAQGLAAFLDDWYAQPLFATLRARPRFAEWRARREQGDAAALARALAVASPGRQPDLWPRLGGLALPVLWLAGEHDAPYAAALERAAARCPDGRAARVPGAGHAAHLEEPAALARLLGEFLAADSEHTA
- a CDS encoding isochorismate synthase encodes the protein MDLSSARRAMAEWLRACGPGPQEGFVAAPALAPPAGFQRASARLPQARLGPGRWGLDAIWRREGLDPGLLDCPAPVATRWFSLRFDPQGEPDARWRSFGRVRVWTPRLEWRAGVGLFLRLEDGADPRERRRCRQLLDLLDPAEDPARIPTWTALEPPAESAGACRAWQRQVEQVLATLTRPGAELDKVVLARRRGLQVARADLAPDWLARLARAQPESWPYQLSWGGPVWLGASPERLFTRRGRQLEAQALAGTRPRGADMARDRRLGRELLHSDKERREHAVVRDWLRERLTELTGVPPAARGPRLRRLASLQHLESRLSLRLPADVTDGALLAALHPTPALCGRPRGAALALLRELEPHDRGLYGGVLGFRDNGGCEARVAIRGALLQGRRIWLWSGAGLVAGSDPGDEWRETTDKQQALLQAWGRPA